Proteins found in one Passer domesticus isolate bPasDom1 chromosome 16, bPasDom1.hap1, whole genome shotgun sequence genomic segment:
- the LOC135282309 gene encoding skin secretory protein xP2-like, whose product MSVPRFPCMPLLRLPSHPGLPMPRVPDAPQAADPCDARGFRSSPRVPGMPAPRVPGMPVPAAPRDADAAGPHPAPRCRCPGPRPPRVPVPRSPRCRSPQHPAGEPGPAPPLTCLGAAPAAASAPGAEPRALRGRAGTGSAGRGSRPPPFPGPPSARPPAPRRGSGRESPAPDSQFPVPGSTPPVPGSRLPPASPAELCAGDRAEDARGEPAGQAQDPNLAKAAGRWTQLRAGLAVSPAKATATAEPGIRTRRGYPRLS is encoded by the exons ATGTCGGTGCCTCGCTTCCCCTGCATGCCGCTGCTCCGGTTGCCCTCTCACCCCGGGCTGCCGATGCCGCGAGTCCCCGACGCACCCCAGGCTGCTGACCCCTGCGATGCCCGGGGGTTCCG GTCCTCGCCGCGGGTCCCCGGGATGCCGGCGCCGCGGGTCCCCGGGATGCCGGTGCCTGCAGCTCCCCGGGATGCCGATGCCGCGGGTCCCCACCCCGCCCCGCGATGCCGCTGCCCTGgtccccgcccgccccgggtGCCGGTGCCGCGGTCCCCGCGCTGCCGGAGCCCGCAGCACCCCGCCGgcgagcccggccccgcgccgccgctcaCCTGCCTcggcgccgcccccgccgcagCGAGCGCGCCCGGCGCGGAGCCGCGAGCcctgcggggccgggccggcacCGGCTCCGCGGGCCGGGGCTCCCGCCCGCCGCCCTTCCCGGGGCCGccctccgcccgcccgccggcgcCGCGGCGCGGGAGCGGGCGGGAGAGCCCGGCTCCCGattcccagttcccagtccCCGGTTCCACACCGCCGGTGCCCGGTTCGCGGCTGCCTCCCGCCAGCCCTGCCGAGCTCtgtgcaggggacagggctgaggaTGCCCGGGGAGAACCCGCCGGGCAAGCCCAAGACCCGAATTTGGCGAAAGCGGCTGGCAGGTGGACACAGCTCCGTGCGGGGCTGGCGGTGTCCCCTGCCAAGGCAACCGCCACAGCTGAGCCGGGAATCCGGACCAGGCGGGGGTACCCCCGGCTTTCCTGA